A genomic stretch from Deinococcus radiotolerans includes:
- a CDS encoding type I restriction-modification system subunit M, with translation MPANTTEIERRLWAAADNLRANSKLRSHEYSTPVLGLIFLAYADYRFTEAKTRLSAGGGRRSGVTKDDYQAAGVLYVPEAARYSWLLQLPEGANVGQSINDAMRAIEEENEDLRGVLPKLYNRIDNSILVALLKAFNFAEIADDLEGDAFGKIYEYFLGKFARDEGGRGGEFYTPTSLVKLMVEIMEPFHGRIYDPACGSGGMFVQSARFVEEHRANPTSEISVYGQEKTAETVKLARMNLAVHGLSGDIRQANTFYEDPHTSPSKFDFALANPPFNVSGVDKDRIGVDPRLPFGLPRTDNSNYLWMQYIHSSLNERGRAGVVMANSASDARGSEQEIRRHLIQAGAVDIMLATSSNLFYTVTLPATVWFFDKRKKGTPREDQVLFIDARHIYTPVTRAIRELSGTQVEFLANIANLYRGEASEDLHGSAALMTEHFPNGAYRDVPGLCKVATRAEIEAQGWSLNPGRYVGVQARAVDDFDFSVRLGELNEELEVLNVEAHELEERICENMQALLEGVGA, from the coding sequence ATGCCAGCCAACACCACCGAGATTGAGCGCCGCCTGTGGGCCGCTGCCGACAACCTGCGGGCGAACAGCAAACTCCGCAGCCACGAGTACAGCACCCCTGTCCTGGGCCTGATCTTCCTCGCCTACGCCGACTACCGCTTCACCGAAGCCAAGACCCGGCTCTCGGCTGGTGGAGGACGGCGCAGTGGGGTCACCAAGGACGACTACCAGGCAGCGGGCGTTCTGTACGTGCCCGAAGCTGCGAGGTACTCCTGGTTACTCCAGCTTCCCGAAGGTGCCAACGTCGGCCAGAGCATCAACGACGCCATGCGCGCCATCGAGGAGGAGAACGAGGACCTGCGCGGCGTGCTCCCCAAGCTCTACAACCGCATCGACAACAGCATCCTGGTCGCGCTCCTCAAGGCCTTCAACTTCGCGGAGATCGCCGATGACCTCGAAGGGGACGCGTTCGGCAAGATCTACGAGTACTTCCTGGGCAAGTTCGCGCGGGACGAAGGGGGCAGGGGTGGCGAGTTCTACACTCCGACCAGCCTCGTCAAGCTGATGGTGGAGATCATGGAGCCCTTCCATGGCCGCATTTATGACCCGGCCTGTGGCTCGGGCGGCATGTTCGTGCAGTCTGCGCGCTTCGTGGAGGAGCACCGGGCGAACCCGACGTCAGAGATCAGCGTGTACGGCCAGGAGAAGACTGCTGAGACCGTCAAGCTAGCCCGCATGAACCTCGCGGTGCACGGCCTGAGTGGAGACATCCGTCAGGCCAATACCTTCTATGAGGATCCGCACACCAGCCCCAGCAAGTTCGACTTCGCCCTGGCGAACCCACCCTTCAACGTCTCAGGTGTGGACAAGGACCGGATCGGTGTAGATCCGCGTCTACCCTTCGGCCTGCCGCGCACCGACAACTCCAACTATCTGTGGATGCAGTACATCCACTCCAGCCTGAACGAGCGGGGCCGCGCCGGGGTCGTCATGGCGAACAGCGCGAGCGACGCGCGCGGCAGCGAGCAGGAGATTCGCCGCCACCTCATCCAGGCCGGGGCCGTTGACATCATGCTGGCAACCAGCTCGAACCTCTTCTACACGGTCACGCTTCCCGCGACGGTATGGTTCTTCGACAAGCGCAAGAAGGGTACCCCTCGCGAGGATCAGGTGCTGTTCATTGACGCGCGACACATCTATACGCCGGTCACGCGGGCTATTCGGGAGCTGAGCGGCACGCAGGTAGAGTTCCTGGCAAACATCGCCAACTTGTACCGGGGCGAGGCCAGCGAAGACCTCCATGGCAGCGCTGCGCTGATGACCGAGCACTTCCCGAACGGCGCCTACCGCGACGTCCCCGGGCTGTGTAAAGTTGCCACGCGTGCTGAGATTGAGGCGCAGGGTTGGAGCCTGAACCCTGGCCGCTACGTGGGGGTGCAGGCCCGCGCTGTCGACGATTTCGATTTCAGCGTGCGCCTGGGCGAACTGAACGAGGAACTAGAGGTCCTGAACGTCGAGGCGCACGAGCTAGAGGAGCGAATCTGCGAGAACATGCAGGCGTTGCTCGAAGGGGTCGGAGCGTGA
- a CDS encoding DUF262 and DUF1524 domain-containing protein, producing the protein MIAEQAKLAELLEGSKQFEVPLYQRPYSWGTPEREQFWRDIVRAGRDPKPTLHFTGSVVYMERPGSMAGNLKRARLIDGQQRLTTLTLLMLALAERLAEVGELELPLEGTADSQRVEASDLRNDYLVNKRLSGDSRYKLLPTHVDRDTLKHLLGDAPPPDKVSREVQAGAEFFRGRLTEPGVDLREVLRGIHKLQVVTVALEEGRDDPQLIFESLNSTGKDLTQADLIRNNVLMGLEAAEQDNLSRDYWVPMEALFADTEEGTFDRFMRDFLTLRTRSLPNEREVYAAFKAYRASRPTEESVKALVADVVHTARLYLGIIDPARLPQTALRLAMEDLTALRLRVIFPFLLELLEDRERGLLTPEDLVRSLRLMESFLLRRAVVGARTAPLNRFFAGLGRDLKKDDYLRSLERALVRFQDRDQDGFPTDEVFARSLQEVALYRLNVCKHLLVRLENSFNPKEKLWHAGLTIEHVLPQNEDLSQPWRDMLGADWRGIQERLVHTLGNLTLTGYNSELGDRSFEEKRKLPEPKGYVHSRLLMTRKIADLDVWNEAEIVARSATLTQHALGLWAYPEFTPEEITALRVEGRQRSKVRTVEDHLETSGPALRELFGQVRSRLAKLHEGVTEASQKTYVAYKIQGSNFCDIVPQPALDTVKGWLNLSPEHLDDPLHLTRDITGKGKPGNGNVEFTLPLQSDLDAFEALARQALDYQLARQSKPGGETATSEAPGMVDFSHLPETVQQILHELETRTRGLSGDVWDNLTQFHRSFRARRVFMEVRPRQSAIHVSVKLAPESLQPDEQEGWGQGGAWLSRTIRTLEELEHAWPAMVAAYLRQEEGATDVKLPGVSNAQYKQAKAIYAELLSRASNVADDVTVQTTQKSAKFYVPGSAGPREFMRLYSSSISGSAGVRLNLLPGALDNPAGLGRPVDPGNETSGFVEGHFEVRATAMDEVDPIMLLVRQAYEVHRA; encoded by the coding sequence GTGATCGCAGAGCAGGCGAAGCTGGCGGAGTTGCTGGAGGGCAGCAAGCAGTTCGAGGTGCCGCTGTATCAGCGTCCCTACTCTTGGGGCACGCCGGAGCGCGAGCAGTTCTGGCGGGACATCGTGCGCGCCGGGCGGGACCCCAAGCCGACCCTGCACTTCACGGGGTCGGTGGTGTACATGGAGCGCCCCGGCAGCATGGCCGGGAACCTGAAGCGGGCGCGCCTGATCGACGGACAGCAACGCCTCACGACCCTGACCCTGCTGATGCTGGCCCTGGCGGAGCGTCTGGCCGAGGTCGGCGAGCTGGAGTTGCCACTGGAGGGCACGGCAGACTCCCAGCGTGTGGAGGCGTCCGACCTCCGCAACGACTACCTCGTGAATAAGCGGCTGAGCGGCGACTCTCGGTACAAGCTGCTGCCCACCCACGTGGATCGCGACACCCTCAAGCACCTGCTGGGCGACGCGCCCCCGCCGGACAAGGTGTCGCGGGAGGTGCAGGCCGGGGCCGAGTTCTTCCGGGGCAGACTGACCGAGCCGGGCGTCGACCTGCGGGAGGTGCTGCGCGGCATCCATAAGCTCCAGGTGGTGACCGTCGCGCTGGAGGAAGGCCGGGACGACCCCCAGCTCATCTTCGAAAGCCTCAACAGCACTGGCAAGGACCTGACGCAGGCCGACCTCATCCGCAACAACGTGCTGATGGGACTGGAGGCTGCCGAGCAGGACAACCTCAGCCGGGACTACTGGGTGCCGATGGAGGCGCTCTTCGCGGACACCGAGGAGGGGACCTTCGACCGCTTCATGCGCGACTTCCTGACCCTGCGAACGCGCAGCCTGCCCAACGAGCGGGAGGTGTACGCGGCCTTCAAGGCGTACCGGGCGTCCCGTCCCACCGAGGAAAGTGTGAAGGCCCTGGTCGCAGATGTGGTCCACACCGCGCGGCTGTATCTGGGGATCATCGATCCCGCGCGCCTGCCGCAGACGGCCCTTCGCCTGGCGATGGAGGACCTGACAGCGCTGCGTCTGCGGGTCATCTTCCCCTTCCTGCTCGAACTGCTTGAGGACCGCGAGCGCGGCCTCCTGACCCCTGAAGACCTCGTGCGTTCCCTGCGTCTGATGGAGTCGTTCCTGCTGCGCCGTGCGGTGGTCGGCGCTCGCACGGCACCCCTCAACCGCTTCTTCGCCGGACTGGGGCGCGACCTGAAGAAGGACGACTACCTCCGGTCCCTGGAGCGGGCGCTGGTGCGCTTTCAGGACCGGGACCAGGACGGCTTTCCCACTGACGAGGTGTTCGCCCGCTCGCTTCAGGAGGTGGCCCTCTACCGCTTGAACGTCTGTAAGCACCTCCTTGTCCGGCTGGAGAACAGCTTTAATCCGAAGGAGAAGCTCTGGCACGCTGGCCTCACCATTGAGCATGTCCTGCCGCAGAACGAGGATCTGAGCCAACCCTGGCGGGACATGCTGGGTGCTGACTGGCGGGGCATTCAGGAGCGCCTAGTGCACACCCTCGGGAACCTCACGCTGACCGGCTACAACAGTGAGCTGGGCGATCGCTCCTTCGAGGAGAAGAGGAAGCTCCCTGAGCCTAAGGGCTATGTCCACAGCCGCCTGTTGATGACCCGGAAGATCGCGGACCTTGACGTCTGGAACGAAGCGGAGATCGTGGCAAGGTCGGCGACGTTGACGCAGCATGCGTTGGGCCTCTGGGCCTATCCAGAGTTCACGCCTGAGGAAATCACTGCTCTCCGTGTAGAAGGGCGCCAGAGAAGCAAGGTCAGAACTGTCGAGGATCACCTGGAGACCAGCGGCCCGGCGTTGCGAGAGCTCTTCGGACAGGTGCGGTCGCGACTCGCTAAGTTACACGAAGGCGTCACGGAGGCATCGCAGAAGACCTACGTGGCCTACAAGATTCAGGGGTCGAATTTCTGCGACATCGTGCCACAGCCTGCGCTGGATACCGTCAAGGGTTGGCTGAATCTGTCTCCTGAGCACCTTGACGACCCGTTGCACCTGACCCGGGATATCACCGGCAAGGGCAAGCCGGGAAACGGGAACGTGGAGTTCACTCTCCCTCTCCAGTCGGACCTCGACGCATTCGAGGCCCTGGCACGACAGGCGCTCGATTATCAGCTGGCTCGCCAGAGCAAGCCCGGGGGTGAGACTGCGACTTCAGAGGCACCAGGGATGGTGGACTTCTCCCACCTGCCTGAAACAGTCCAGCAGATTCTCCATGAGCTCGAAACACGGACGCGCGGGCTGAGCGGTGACGTCTGGGACAACCTCACGCAGTTCCACCGCTCGTTCCGTGCTCGCCGTGTGTTCATGGAGGTGCGCCCCCGCCAGAGTGCCATCCATGTCTCGGTCAAGCTGGCGCCGGAAAGTCTGCAACCCGATGAGCAGGAGGGCTGGGGGCAGGGTGGAGCCTGGCTCTCGCGCACCATCCGCACCCTGGAGGAGCTGGAGCATGCGTGGCCGGCCATGGTGGCGGCATACCTGCGGCAAGAAGAGGGCGCTACGGATGTCAAGCTGCCCGGGGTCAGCAACGCACAGTACAAGCAGGCCAAGGCGATCTACGCCGAGTTGCTCAGCCGGGCTTCGAACGTCGCGGATGACGTGACGGTCCAGACGACGCAGAAGAGCGCCAAGTTCTATGTTCCTGGGAGTGCTGGTCCGAGAGAGTTTATGAGGCTGTACAGCAGCTCGATCAGCGGAAGCGCCGGTGTGCGCCTGAATCTCCTTCCTGGCGCTCTGGACAATCCGGCTGGGCTCGGCCGGCCGGTGGATCCTGGCAACGAAACGTCCGGCTTCGTGGAAGGTCACTTTGAAGTTCGAGCGACAGCAATGGATGAAGTCGATCCCATCATGCTGCTCGTGCGCCAGGCGTATGAGGTCCACCGTGCGTGA
- a CDS encoding type I restriction endonuclease subunit R, whose amino-acid sequence MREFSEARLVEETCLAILRDLGWRTADATHEVLGEAGTLGRESQREVVLVRELRAALVRLNPHLPKTGIEQAVEVVTQDRSALSAVAANQELYRLMVDGVPVLVPDDDGERPERVRVFAWETPETNTFLAVQQLTVKSDLYTRRPDVIGFVNGLPLVFIELKSTHRRLKNAYKDNLRDYRSTIPHLFHPNALVILSNGTEARVGSMTAGWEHFAEWVRVEREDEPRRVGLSTLLRGTCEPSRLLDLVENFTAYLETQGGVAKILAKNHQVLGVNNALGALRETAQNRGRLGVFWHTQGSGKSLSMVFFSRKVLRKVPGNWSFLVVTDREELDQQIYTTFARTGTVHEPEEQVRAGSGAHLKELLREDHRFLFTLIQKFHTPQGEVYPQLSARGDVIVMTDEAHRSQYDVFAGNMRAALPNAAFIGFTGTPLMEGEQKTREVFGDYVSIYNFSEAVQDRATVPLYYENRIPELQLTNAQLQANMEDLLDREGVDEDAERLVEREFSREYQLLTRDDRLEKIAQDLVRHFLGRGQFGKGMVVSLDKATAVRMHGKVQRYWQDEIAATEAELTTATGEARDALLGRLRFLRETDMAVVISQAQNEIADFADRGLDILPHRRRMVTEDLEGKFKDPAHPLRLVFVCAMWMTGFDAPSVSTIYLDKPMRNHTLMQTIARANRVWEEKVSGLIVDYVGVFRNLQRALAIYGAGSGSGMGDETPVQNKDELLAALRAVLGEAEAIVTAHGVDPQAILQATGETKLELIRDATDALLAGDDVRKRFTDTANTVNRLYKAVLPDPAAQAYAAQRALYRVLAERLNLDEDEPEVDGVMQQVETLLDTSVAAHGYVIRDGTTRIDLSQVDFDKLRAMFEKTPRQRTEAEKLRAALNGEVQRLTRLNKTRVNYAARLEAMIQDYNSGSANVAVFFEELVRLGRDLSEEVKRAVREGLSEEELAVFDQITAASGDVGDQEREAVKAVARGLLTRLKGDRLVLDWRKKQQARAQVRQAIRQELDALPEQFTQTEYDVAVNAVYAHVYEAYRSKDESIYA is encoded by the coding sequence GTGCGTGAATTCAGCGAGGCCAGGCTGGTGGAGGAGACCTGTCTCGCCATCCTCCGGGACCTTGGCTGGCGAACCGCAGACGCCACGCACGAGGTGCTCGGTGAGGCAGGCACCCTGGGGCGCGAGAGCCAGCGCGAGGTGGTGCTGGTGCGTGAGCTGCGGGCCGCCCTGGTCCGGCTCAATCCGCACCTGCCAAAGACCGGAATCGAGCAGGCCGTCGAGGTGGTCACTCAGGACCGTTCGGCCCTCTCGGCTGTGGCTGCCAACCAGGAGCTGTACCGCCTGATGGTGGACGGCGTGCCGGTCCTGGTGCCTGACGACGATGGCGAGCGGCCCGAACGGGTCCGGGTGTTTGCTTGGGAGACCCCTGAAACCAACACCTTCCTGGCAGTGCAGCAGCTCACGGTCAAGAGTGACCTCTACACCCGCAGACCGGATGTCATCGGCTTCGTCAACGGCCTGCCGCTGGTGTTCATCGAACTGAAGTCGACGCACCGGCGCCTGAAGAACGCCTACAAGGACAACCTCCGCGATTACCGCTCAACCATCCCGCACCTGTTTCATCCCAACGCGCTGGTGATTCTCTCGAACGGTACGGAAGCGAGGGTGGGAAGCATGACGGCCGGCTGGGAGCATTTTGCCGAGTGGGTTCGTGTCGAGCGCGAGGACGAACCGCGGCGTGTGGGCCTGAGCACCCTGCTGCGCGGCACCTGCGAGCCCTCACGCCTGCTGGACCTGGTAGAGAACTTCACCGCGTACCTGGAGACCCAGGGCGGCGTGGCGAAGATCCTCGCCAAGAACCACCAGGTGCTCGGGGTGAACAACGCCCTGGGGGCGCTGAGGGAGACGGCTCAGAACCGGGGCCGCCTCGGGGTGTTCTGGCACACCCAGGGCTCGGGGAAGAGCCTGAGCATGGTGTTCTTCTCCCGTAAGGTCCTGCGCAAGGTCCCCGGTAACTGGAGCTTCCTGGTGGTCACCGACCGTGAGGAACTCGACCAGCAGATCTACACGACGTTTGCGCGCACCGGCACGGTCCATGAGCCCGAGGAGCAGGTCCGTGCCGGCAGCGGGGCTCACCTCAAGGAACTCTTGCGCGAGGACCACCGCTTCCTGTTCACCCTGATCCAGAAATTCCATACCCCTCAGGGCGAGGTCTACCCACAACTCTCGGCGCGGGGTGACGTGATCGTCATGACGGACGAGGCGCACCGCAGCCAGTACGACGTGTTCGCCGGGAACATGCGGGCCGCCCTGCCGAATGCCGCCTTCATCGGCTTTACCGGCACGCCGCTGATGGAAGGGGAACAGAAGACCCGGGAGGTGTTCGGAGATTACGTCTCGATATACAACTTCAGCGAGGCGGTGCAGGACCGCGCCACGGTGCCGCTGTACTACGAGAACCGGATCCCGGAGCTGCAACTCACCAATGCCCAGCTTCAGGCCAACATGGAAGACCTCCTTGACCGCGAGGGTGTAGACGAGGACGCCGAGCGGCTGGTCGAGCGGGAGTTCAGCCGCGAGTACCAGCTGCTCACCCGGGACGACCGGCTGGAGAAGATCGCCCAGGACCTGGTGAGGCACTTCCTGGGCCGCGGACAGTTCGGGAAGGGCATGGTGGTGAGCCTCGACAAGGCCACAGCCGTCCGCATGCACGGCAAGGTCCAGCGGTACTGGCAGGACGAGATCGCCGCCACGGAAGCCGAGCTCACCACGGCCACCGGCGAAGCACGGGACGCCCTGCTGGGCCGCCTGCGCTTCCTGCGGGAGACGGACATGGCCGTGGTGATCTCTCAGGCGCAGAACGAGATCGCCGACTTCGCCGACCGGGGCCTGGACATCCTCCCGCACCGCCGGCGGATGGTCACCGAGGACCTCGAGGGCAAGTTCAAGGACCCCGCCCATCCGCTGCGGCTGGTCTTCGTGTGCGCGATGTGGATGACCGGCTTCGACGCGCCCAGCGTCAGCACCATCTACCTCGACAAGCCCATGCGCAACCACACCCTCATGCAGACCATCGCGCGTGCCAACCGCGTCTGGGAAGAGAAGGTGAGCGGGCTGATCGTGGACTATGTCGGGGTCTTCCGCAACTTGCAGCGCGCCCTGGCCATTTACGGCGCAGGGAGCGGCTCAGGCATGGGCGACGAAACCCCTGTGCAGAACAAGGACGAACTCCTGGCAGCCCTGCGGGCGGTGCTCGGGGAGGCGGAAGCCATCGTGACAGCCCACGGGGTCGACCCGCAGGCCATCCTGCAGGCCACTGGAGAGACGAAGCTCGAGCTGATCCGCGACGCCACGGACGCCCTGTTGGCTGGGGACGACGTGCGGAAGCGCTTTACGGATACGGCCAACACCGTGAACCGGCTTTACAAGGCGGTGCTGCCGGATCCTGCGGCGCAGGCCTACGCGGCACAGCGGGCCCTGTACCGAGTCCTGGCGGAGCGCCTGAACTTGGATGAGGACGAGCCCGAGGTGGACGGCGTCATGCAGCAGGTCGAGACATTGCTGGACACCTCAGTTGCAGCGCACGGGTACGTGATTCGCGACGGGACCACCCGCATCGACCTGAGCCAAGTGGACTTCGACAAGCTCCGGGCGATGTTCGAGAAGACGCCCCGGCAGCGGACCGAGGCCGAGAAGCTGCGCGCCGCGCTCAACGGTGAAGTGCAGCGCCTGACCCGGCTCAACAAGACCCGCGTGAACTACGCGGCACGACTGGAGGCCATGATCCAGGACTACAACTCCGGATCGGCCAACGTCGCGGTCTTCTTCGAGGAACTGGTACGCCTGGGACGCGACCTGAGCGAGGAGGTCAAGCGCGCCGTGCGTGAAGGACTCAGTGAAGAGGAACTGGCGGTGTTCGACCAGATCACGGCGGCGTCCGGAGACGTCGGCGACCAGGAACGCGAGGCGGTGAAGGCGGTGGCACGGGGGCTGTTGACCCGGCTTAAAGGGGACCGCCTGGTGCTGGACTGGCGTAAGAAGCAGCAGGCCCGGGCCCAGGTCAGGCAGGCGATCAGGCAGGAACTCGATGCGCTCCCCGAACAGTTCACTCAGACGGAGTACGACGTGGCTGTGAATGCTGTCTACGCTCACGTGTACGAGGCCTACCGAAGTAAGGACGAAAGTATATATGCATGA
- a CDS encoding restriction endonuclease subunit S: MARALYREWFVEFRFPGHDTAEFVEDEQGHRPKGWEWRQLREVAATNFLSIKKGKEPDEVLYVDLSSVGTGAIETAALMPFESAPGRARRLVRHGDVIWATVRPNRRTFALVLNPDPRLVVSTGFAVLTPNQVPYTFFYMTTTTEDFSAYLVGRARGAAYPAVVAEDFAQAPLLIPDEDILRLFHERVEAMALQQENLRVRNANLRRTRDLLLPRLVSGELDVSTLDVRGLEIEEVERQEEAVA, encoded by the coding sequence ATGGCCCGCGCCCTGTACCGCGAGTGGTTTGTGGAGTTCCGCTTCCCAGGGCACGACACTGCCGAGTTCGTGGAGGACGAGCAGGGGCATAGGCCGAAAGGATGGGAGTGGCGACAGCTTCGGGAGGTTGCAGCAACAAACTTCCTCAGCATTAAGAAGGGCAAGGAGCCTGATGAGGTGCTGTACGTTGACCTCTCCTCAGTGGGAACGGGAGCCATTGAGACGGCGGCGTTGATGCCCTTCGAGTCTGCTCCCGGGCGTGCACGTCGTTTGGTGCGTCACGGCGATGTGATTTGGGCGACAGTGAGGCCGAATCGCCGCACTTTTGCGCTTGTGCTGAATCCAGACCCACGCCTCGTGGTGTCTACGGGCTTCGCGGTTCTAACACCAAACCAGGTTCCTTACACTTTTTTCTACATGACCACGACGACGGAGGACTTCTCGGCCTACCTCGTCGGGCGGGCACGCGGCGCGGCCTACCCGGCGGTTGTGGCTGAGGATTTCGCACAGGCTCCACTGCTCATCCCAGACGAGGACATTCTTCGACTGTTCCATGAGCGGGTTGAGGCTATGGCGCTTCAACAAGAGAACCTTCGCGTCCGTAACGCCAACCTCCGCCGCACCCGTGACCTGCTCCTTCCCCGGCTGGTATCGGGTGAGCTGGACGTGTCGACGCTGGATGTGCGGGGGCTAGAGATTGAGGAAGTAGAGCGGCAAGAGGAGGCGGTGGCGTGA